One Phycisphaera mikurensis NBRC 102666 DNA window includes the following coding sequences:
- a CDS encoding DEAD/DEAH box helicase gives MLAGLERIGYEQPSPIQAAIIPAVLSGVDVIGQAQTGTGKTAAFALPILSKLQGVPAGGGSVRFEAPAAPTALVLAPTRELAIQVAEAFQTYAQKMPGFHVVPVYGGADYTTQLRAFSRGVHVVVGTPGRVLDHMKRGTLNVQHLQHLVLDEADEMLRMGFIEDVEYVLDEIPDAAQVALFSATMPAQIKRIAQSKLKDPQHIRTAGKTKTAETVRQRYAYVPGRRKINALTRVLDAEPHEAVLVFVRTRNACTEVADQLQARGHAAEALSGEVPQRQRERIVESLKDGRIDVVVATDVAARGLDVERVGHVINYDMPTDPEAYIHRIGRTGRAGRSGEAILFVTPREKRMLGELERITGQAIEEMQPPSDKDIRDLRVSRFLAAVDAQPEEQPEAVAFFRGLLEKRAAEQDLDPLDLAANLAALAQGDRPIVGAATPDGEDEPPRRPRVQGEREQPKGRFVAPPPASREGFSRTQRGEKPRGDGREVPEGFERYRLDVGRDDGAGPSNFVGAITGETGLTGGDIGRIALHDAYATVDLPAGMPPQVFALLKKLEVMGKPLNLVKMEGGGHAHHAGGGGSGRAPSHGGFAHPKKKFGGKPGFGGPKKAGAKRFAGGKKFGGKKS, from the coding sequence GTGCTCGCCGGCCTCGAGCGCATCGGCTACGAGCAGCCTTCGCCGATCCAGGCGGCCATCATCCCCGCGGTGCTCTCCGGCGTCGACGTGATCGGCCAGGCCCAGACCGGCACCGGCAAGACGGCCGCCTTCGCGCTGCCGATCCTCTCGAAGCTCCAGGGGGTGCCCGCGGGCGGCGGGTCGGTCCGCTTCGAGGCGCCCGCAGCGCCGACCGCCCTCGTGCTCGCGCCCACCCGCGAGCTCGCGATCCAGGTCGCCGAGGCGTTCCAGACCTACGCCCAGAAGATGCCCGGCTTCCACGTCGTGCCCGTTTACGGCGGGGCCGACTACACGACGCAGCTGCGGGCGTTCAGCCGCGGCGTCCACGTCGTCGTCGGCACGCCCGGGCGGGTCCTGGACCACATGAAGCGCGGGACGCTCAACGTCCAGCACCTCCAGCACCTCGTGCTCGACGAGGCCGACGAGATGCTGCGGATGGGCTTCATCGAGGACGTGGAGTACGTGCTCGACGAGATCCCCGACGCCGCGCAGGTCGCGCTGTTTTCGGCGACGATGCCCGCCCAGATCAAGCGGATCGCCCAGAGCAAGCTCAAGGACCCCCAGCACATCCGGACCGCCGGCAAGACCAAGACCGCCGAGACCGTGCGCCAGCGGTACGCGTACGTGCCCGGCCGGCGCAAGATCAACGCCCTCACCCGCGTGCTCGACGCCGAGCCGCACGAGGCGGTGCTCGTCTTCGTGCGGACCCGCAACGCGTGCACCGAGGTCGCCGACCAACTCCAGGCCCGCGGGCACGCCGCCGAGGCGCTCTCGGGCGAGGTCCCGCAGCGGCAGCGCGAGCGGATCGTCGAGTCGCTCAAGGATGGACGCATCGACGTCGTGGTGGCCACCGACGTGGCGGCCCGCGGCCTCGACGTCGAGCGCGTCGGCCACGTCATCAACTACGACATGCCCACCGACCCGGAGGCGTACATCCACCGCATCGGGCGCACCGGTCGGGCCGGGCGCAGCGGCGAGGCGATCCTCTTCGTGACGCCCCGCGAGAAGCGGATGCTCGGCGAGCTCGAGCGGATCACCGGGCAGGCCATCGAGGAGATGCAGCCGCCGTCCGACAAGGACATCCGCGACCTCCGCGTCAGCCGCTTCCTCGCCGCCGTCGACGCGCAGCCCGAGGAGCAGCCCGAGGCCGTGGCCTTCTTCCGCGGTCTCCTGGAGAAGCGGGCCGCCGAGCAGGACCTGGACCCGCTGGACCTTGCGGCGAACCTCGCGGCGCTGGCCCAGGGCGACCGGCCGATCGTGGGGGCGGCGACGCCCGATGGCGAGGACGAGCCGCCGCGTCGGCCCCGCGTGCAGGGCGAGCGGGAGCAGCCGAAGGGGCGCTTCGTGGCCCCGCCGCCCGCGTCGCGAGAGGGCTTCTCCCGCACGCAACGCGGCGAGAAGCCCCGCGGCGACGGCCGCGAGGTGCCCGAGGGCTTCGAGCGCTACCGCCTCGACGTCGGCCGCGATGACGGCGCCGGGCCGAGCAACTTCGTGGGCGCCATCACCGGCGAGACCGGCCTCACCGGCGGCGACATCGGCCGCATCGCGTTGCACGACGCCTACGCCACCGTCGACCTGCCCGCCGGGATGCCGCCGCAGGTCTTCGCCCTGCTCAAGAAGCTGGAGGTGATGGGCAAGCCCCTGAACCTCGTGAAGATGGAGGGCGGCGGGCACGCCCACCACGCGGGCGGCGGCGGGAGCGGCCGGGCGCCGAGCCACGGCGGGTTCGCACACCCGAAGAAGAAGTTTGGCGGGAAGCCCGGCTTCGGCGGGCCGAAGAAGGCCGGGGCCAAGCGATTCGCCG